From Panicum hallii strain FIL2 chromosome 2, PHallii_v3.1, whole genome shotgun sequence, a single genomic window includes:
- the LOC112880091 gene encoding putative disease resistance protein RGA4 isoform X1, which translates to MAEVLATMVVGPLVSMVKEKASSYLLDQYKVMEGMEEQHKLLKRKLPAILDVITHAEEQAAAKREGAKVWLEEVRKVAYQANDVLDEFNYEALRRKAKKEGHNKDLSLDVMKLFPTHNRIVFRHRMANKLCVILKEIDVLVAEMNAFRFKFKPEQPEPTNYLRQYNSNIIDPTNIASESRADEKEAVVSTLLDQVGNENLTVHPIVGMGGLGKTTLAQLIYNDPQIQKHFELRLWVCVSDNFDADSLADRIVKENGCNPSGSSAREKLQNVVSGKRYLLVLDDVWNRDEHKWERLKSYLQHGGKGSSLLTTTRDDKVAQLMGTTEVKNLKSLDETHIKNIIETKAFGSKQVEQRPPELVDMVGDVAKRCSGSPLAATALGFVLRTKTSKQEWDAVLNRSTICDEENGILPVLKLSYNCLPSYMRQCFAFCAMFPKDYEIDVQSLIHLWMANGFIPEQPGVCPETIGEKIFNELKSRSFYQDLKSVPFEQKYDTFGRIKYIYCSKITCKIHDLMHDVAESSMGKECAAIATHPSQSEYALHSARHLYLSVCQPENLLNASVEKGSPAFQTLICDRYVKEDLKILSKYNSIRALKIKRGSFLRPKYLHHLRYLDLSESDIEALPEDISILYHLQTLDLFYCCKLERLPKELKYLTSLRHLYTHGCRKLKSMPGGLGHLTSLQTLTCFVAGTDSGCSNVRELQDLDLGGRLELRQLENVTGANGAQAAGLGNKKKLTELELRWTYGDQEAQNNNHKEVVEGLKPHDGLKVLRIYSCGSSTFPTWMDMLNGMVELELSGCKKLEKLPALWQLPALEILHLTGLESLHCLCSGGTTAVTFQKLKVLILIKMPIFEAWLDTDVVQGEGPIFPEVEKLEIHLCGSLTALPKAALVITESSDEVDTKCRSAFPALRNMTLTFLNMFDRWEAVEGTPGDGVTFPRLVELGIWDCESLSALPKGGSLIVKQLFGQAETVCCRSAFPALRKLKLSGLWALERWGAAEGTPGEEVTFPLLEDLEIGCCPKLTYLPEAPKLGKTVCCRSAFPALRKLELSSLRALERWGAAEGTPREEVTFPLLEDLEIDACPKLTDLPEAPKLSGLAIQGEGQQISLQAASRFIPSLSSLSLDVSPDDTETTLLHVKQKWDHELPLAAMTLTRCDLMFSSHPGALALWTCFARLVDLTIENCDALVYWPENVFQTLVSLRRLSIWRCSKLTGHAQASDGQSAPERGRLPPRLEYLCISGCTSLVEVPNLPASLKELGIGFCSDNIKSIIFGQHEYVMPVGGEVVV; encoded by the coding sequence ATGGCTGAGGTACTGGCCACCATGGTGGTCGGGCCGCTGGTGTCCATGGTGAAGGAGAAGGCCTCCAGCTACCTCCTGGACCAGTACAAGGTGATGGAGGGCATGGAGGAGCAGCACAAGCTCCTCAAGCGCAAGCTGCCGGCCATCCTGGACGTCATCACCcacgccgaggagcaggcagcAGCCAAGAGAGAAGGGGCGAAAGTTTGGCTAGAGGAGGTTCGGAAGGTTGCCTACCAGGCGAATGATGTCCTCGACGAGTTCAACTACGAGGCGCTGCGCCGCAAAGCCAAGAAGGAGGGCCACAACAAGGACCTCAGCCTAGATGTAATGAAGCTCTTCCCTACTCACAACCGTATTGTTTTCCGTCATAGGATGGCAAACAAGCTCTGCGTGATCTTGAAAGAAATTGATGTCCTCGTCGCCGAGATGAATGCATTTAGGTTCAAATTCAAACCAGAGCAGCCAGAGCCCACAAATTACTTAAGGCAGTATAATTCTAATATCATCGACCCAACAAACATCGCCAGCGAATCGAGAGCTGACGAGAAGGAGGCAGTTGTTTCTACATTGCTTGATCAAGTCGGCAATGAGAATCTCACGGTCCATCCAATTGTCGGTATGGGAGGGCTGGGCAAGACCACCTTAGCACAACTCATTTACAATGACCCTCAAATCCAGAAGCATTTCGAGTTGCGGCTTTGGGTGTGTGTCTCTGATAACTTTGATGCAGATTCCTTGGCTGATAGAATAGTGAAGGAGAATGGTTGTAATCCAAGTGGAAGTTCAGCACGGGAGAAGCTTCAAAACGTAGTGAGTGGGAAGAGGTACCTTCTCGTACTGGATGATGTCTGGAACCGTGATGAGCACAAGTGGGAAAGGCTGAAGTCCTACCTTCAACATGGTGGCAAAGGTAGCTCACTGCTGACAACAACCCGTGATGACAAAGTTGCTCAGCTAATGGGTACAACAGAAGTAAAAAATCTCAAAAGCTTAGATGAAACCCACATAAAGAATATTATTGAAACAAAAGCATTCGGTTCAAAACAAGTAGAGCAAAGGCCTCCTGAACTAGTTGACATGGTTGGTGACGTAGCTAAGAGATGTTCTGGCTCTCCTTTGGCTGCTACAGCTTTGGGCTTTGTACTGCGTACCAAGACCAGCAAGCAAGAATGGGATGCTGTACTAAATAGAAGCACAATTTGTGATGAGGAAAATGGAATTTTACCAGTACTAAAATTGAGTTACAattgcttgccatcatatatGCGGCAATGCTTTGCTTTCTGTGCTATGTTTCCCAAGGATTATGAGATTGATGTGCAAAGTCTAATCCACCTATGGATGGCCAATGGTTTTATCCCAGAGCAACCAGGAGTGTGTCCCGAAACCATTGGAGAAAAAATTTTCAATGAGCTGAAGTCAAGGTCATTttatcaggatttgaagagtGTCCCATTTGAACAAAAATATGATACTTTTGGACGGATCAAGTATATATATTGTTCTAAAATTACTTGTAAGATCCACGACCTTATGCATGATGTTGCAGAATCTTCTATGGGAAAAGAATGTGCCGCAATAGCTACACACCCAAGCCAAAGTGAGTATGCTCTTCATTCTGCTCGTCATTTGTATTTATCAGTGTGTCAACCAGAAAATCTTCTGAATGCTTCCGTAGAGAAAGGATCTCCAGCTTTCCAAACATTGATATGTGATCGATATGTAAAAGAAGATTTGAAGATCTTATCAAAATACAACTCTATCAGAGCTTTAAAGATCAAACGAGGTTCATTCCTAAGGCCGAAATATCTTCATCACCTGAGGTATCTTGATCTGTCAGAAAGTGATATTGAAGCACTTCCTGAAGACATTAGCATCCTATATCATCTGCAAACACTGGACCTTTTTTACTGTTGTAAGCTTGAACGACTTCCAAAGGAACTGAAGTATTTGACTTCCCTCCGTCACCTCTACACTCACGGATGTAGAAAGTTGAAAAGCATGCCCGGAGGGCTCGGACACCTCACTTCCCTACAGACACTTACATGCTTTGTAGCAGGTACCGACTCCGGTTGCAGTAATGTGAGAGAGCTGCAGGATTTGGACCTCGGTGGTAGACTAGAGCTAAGACAGCTCGAAAATGTCACAGGAGCAAATGGTGCGCAAGCAGCAGGTCTTGGAAACAAGAAAAAATTGACTGAACTGGAGTTAAGATGGACTTATGGTGATCAAGAAGCACAAAATAATAATCACAAAGAGGTGGTGGAAGGTCTCAAACCTCATGATGGGCTGAAGGTCCTGAGGATATATTCCTGTGGGAGCAGTACTTTTCCAACGTGGATGGATATGTTGAATGGCATGGTGGAGCTTGAGTTATCTGGTTGCAAAAAGCTCGAGAAGCTTCCTGCACTCTGGCAGTTACCAGCTCTGGAAATTCTTCACCTGACAGGATTGGAGAGTTTACATTGTTTGTGCAGCGGTGGTACTACAGCCGTCACATTTCAGAAACTGAAGGTGCTTATCTTGATTAAGATGCCAATATTTGAGGCATGGTTGGACACAGATGTGGTACAAGGAGAAGGGCCAATATTTCCCGAGGTTGAGAAGCTGGAGATTCATTTGTGTGGAAGTTTGACTGCACTACCAAAAGCAGCATTAGTGATTACGGAATCGTCTGACGAAGTTGACACTAAGTGCCGCTCCGCATTTCCAGCATTGAGGAACATGACGTTAACATTTTTGAATATGTTTGATAGATGGGAGGCAGTCGAAGGAACTCCAGGAGACGGGGTAACATTTCCTCGGCTCGTGGAACTGGGCATCTGGGATTGTGAAAGCCTGAGTGCACTACCAAAAGGAGGGTCATTAATTGTTAAACAATTATTTGGCCAAGCTGAAACTGTGTGTTGTCGCTCTGCATTTCCAGCACTGAGGAAACTAAAGTTATCTGGTTTGTGGGCCCTTGAGAGATGGGGGGCAGCCGAAGGAACTCCAGGAGAAGAGGTAACATTTCCTCTGCTGGAGGACTTGGAAATTGGTTGCTGCCCGAAGTTGACTTATCTACCTGAAGCACCCAAGCTAGGTAAAACTGTGTGTTGTCGCTCTGCATTTCCAGCACTGAGGAAACTAGAGTTATCTAGTTTGCGGGCCCTTGAGAGATGGGGGGCAGCCGAAGGAACTCCAAGAGAAGAGGTAACATTTCCTCTGCTGGAGGACTTGGAAATTGATGCCTGCCCGAAGTTGACTGATCTACCTGAAGCACCCAAGCTAAGTGGATTAGCCATACAAGGAGAAGGTCAACAAATATCCCTGCAGGCAGCTAGCAGATTCATTCCTTCGCTGTCCAGTCTGAGTCTGGATGTGTCACCCGATGACACGGAAACAACATTGCTGCATGTCAAGCAGAAATGGGATCATGAACTCCCCCTGGCAGCTATGACGCTAACTAGGTGCGACCTTATGTTCTCCTCCCACCCAGGTGCACTAGCGTTGTGGACATGCTTTGCACGGCTTGTAGATTTGACAATTGAGAATTGCGACGCTCTTGTCTACTGGCCAGAAAACGTGTTCCAGACCCTGGTATCCCTAAGGAGGTTATCGATTTGGAGATGCAGCAAACTGACAGGACACGCACAAGCTTCTGACGGGCAATCTGCTCCAGAACGGGGTAGACTCCCGCCACGTCTGGAATATCTATGTATAAGTGGTTGCACATCTTTGGTGGAGGTCCCCAACCTGCCGGCATCTCTCAAGGAATTAGGTATTGGTTTCTGCAGTGATAATATCAAGTCCATCATATTCGGTCAGCATGAGTACGTGATGCCAGTGGGTGGAGAAGTTGTCGTATAG
- the LOC112880168 gene encoding pyruvate kinase isozyme A, chloroplastic-like: MSSLIPGSSGSEATVSTAVLKLSSAANHRSLPCLESLSIWKCDRLSEVANLPPSIKFLDIDSCGNLKSLSGKLDVIQNLNIRFCDRLESLESCVGELRSVKELRLLHCRSLVSLPDGPQAYSSLRYLDIDGCDGIKSLPPGLQSHLDCLEVNFIDARYKAYYSLLHPPAARKSPAPSPLSHPSPSPFLRFPAATRPRLPHLHRLRSASPAAASDLTAFPNPNGILAPIDVDAATEAELRENGFRSTRRTKLVCTVGPATSSPEQLEALAVGGMNVARVNMCHGDREWHRGVIRAVRRLNEEKGFAVAVMMDTEGSEIHMGDLGGAASAKAEDEEVWTFSVRAFELPLPERTINVNYDGFAEDVRVGDELLVDGGMARFEVIEKLGPDVKCRCTDPGLLLPRANLTFWRDGSIVRERNAMLPTISSKDWLDIDFGIAEGVDFIAVSFVKSAEVIKHLKSYIAARSRGRIDTAKHLFEHTDHEGLTAEVSGGADNLFSEQRA, translated from the exons ATGTCATCATTAATTCCAGGGTCCAGCGGTAGTGAGGCCACGGTTTCTACAGCTGTACTAAAGCTGTCATCAGCAGCCAACCATCGCTCCCTTCCATGCCTAGAATCTCTAAGTATATGGAAATGCGATCGTTTGTCAGAGGTTGCCAATCTTCCTCCGTCTATCAAGTTCTTGGACATTGATAGCTGCGGCAACCTTAAATCTCTATCTGGAAAGCTAGATGTCATCCAAAATTTAAATATTCGGTTCTGCGATAGGTTGGAGTCACTGGAATCTTGCGTAGGAGAGCTCCGATCTGTGAAAGAACTCAGGCTTCTTCATTGCAGAAGCCTGGTGTCCTTACCGGATGGGCCTCAAGCATACTCATCTCTTAGATATCTTGATATTGATGGTTGTGATGGTATAAAGTCACTTCCGCCGGGCCTACAGAGCCATCTGGATTGCCTCGAGGTGAATTTTATAGATGCCCGTTACAAAG CATACTACTCCCTCCTGCACCCACCAGCGGCCCGCAAGAgccccgcgccctcgcccctcTCCCatccctccccttcccccttCCTCCGCTTCCCGGCCGCCACGCGCCCCCGCCTACcccacctccaccgcctccgctccgcctccccggccgccgcctccgacCTCACCGCCTTCCCCAACCCGAACGGCATCCTCGCGCCCATCGACGTGGACGCCGCCACGGAGGCCGAGCTGCGGGAGAACGGGTTCCGGAGCACGCGCCGCACCAAGCTCGTCTGCACCGTGGGCCCGGCCACCTCGTCCCCGGAGCAGCTCGAGGCGCTCGCCGTCGGCGGGATGAACGTGGCGCGCGTCAACATGTGCCACGGGGACCGGGAGTGGCACCGGGGCGTCATTCGCGCCGTCAGGAGGCTCAACGAGGAGAAGGGCTTCGCCGTCGCCGTCATGATGGACACCGAGGGTAGCGAGATCCACATGGGGGACCTCGGCGGCGCGGCCTCGGCCAAGGCGGAG GATGAAGAAGTCTGGACATTTAGCGTTAGAGCATTTGAATTGCCTCTCCCAGAACGAACTATTAATGTGAACTATGATGGGTTCGCTGAAG ATGTGAGAGTTGGTGATGAGCTTCTTGTGGATGGTGGAATGGCTCGATTTGAGGTGATTGAGAAGTTAGGACCTGACGTTAAGTGTCGCTGCACGGATCCTGGTTTATTGTTGCCACGTGCGAATCTTACATTCTGGCGTGATGGCAGTATTGTCCGTGAGAGGAATGCTATGCTTCCTACAATTTCATCAAAG GATTGGCTTGACATAGACTTTGGAATTGCCGAAGGTGTAGATTTCATCGCCGTTTCATTTGTCAAGTCTGCAGAAGTAATTAAACATTTGAAAAGCTACATAGCTGCAAGGAGTCGTGGCAG GATTGACACCGCAAAGCACCTATTTGAGCACACTGACCATGAGGGCTTAACGGCTGAGGTCTCTGGTGGAGCAGACAATCTCTTCTCTGAACAGAGGGCTTGA
- the LOC112880091 gene encoding putative disease resistance protein RGA4 isoform X2 produces MAEVLATMVVGPLVSMVKEKASSYLLDQYKVMEGMEEQHKLLKRKLPAILDVITHAEEQAAAKREGAKVWLEEVRKVAYQANDVLDEFNYEALRRKAKKEGHNKDLSLDVMKLFPTHNRIVFRHRMANKLCVILKEIDVLVAEMNAFRFKFKPEQPEPTNYLRQYNSNIIDPTNIASESRADEKEAVVSTLLDQVGNENLTVHPIVGMGGLGKTTLAQLIYNDPQIQKHFELRLWVCVSDNFDADSLADRIVKENGCNPSGSSAREKLQNVVSGKRYLLVLDDVWNRDEHKWERLKSYLQHGGKGSSLLTTTRDDKVAQLMGTTEVKNLKSLDETHIKNIIETKAFGSKQVEQRPPELVDMVGDVAKRCSGSPLAATALGFVLRTKTSKQEWDAVLNRSTICDEENGILPVLKLSYNCLPSYMRQCFAFCAMFPKDYEIDVQSLIHLWMANGFIPEQPGVCPETIGEKIFNELKSRSFYQDLKSVPFEQKYDTFGRIKYIYCSKITCKIHDLMHDVAESSMGKECAAIATHPSQSEYALHSARHLYLSVCQPENLLNASVEKGSPAFQTLICDRYVKEDLKILSKYNSIRALKIKRGSFLRPKYLHHLSLNDFQRN; encoded by the exons ATGGCTGAGGTACTGGCCACCATGGTGGTCGGGCCGCTGGTGTCCATGGTGAAGGAGAAGGCCTCCAGCTACCTCCTGGACCAGTACAAGGTGATGGAGGGCATGGAGGAGCAGCACAAGCTCCTCAAGCGCAAGCTGCCGGCCATCCTGGACGTCATCACCcacgccgaggagcaggcagcAGCCAAGAGAGAAGGGGCGAAAGTTTGGCTAGAGGAGGTTCGGAAGGTTGCCTACCAGGCGAATGATGTCCTCGACGAGTTCAACTACGAGGCGCTGCGCCGCAAAGCCAAGAAGGAGGGCCACAACAAGGACCTCAGCCTAGATGTAATGAAGCTCTTCCCTACTCACAACCGTATTGTTTTCCGTCATAGGATGGCAAACAAGCTCTGCGTGATCTTGAAAGAAATTGATGTCCTCGTCGCCGAGATGAATGCATTTAGGTTCAAATTCAAACCAGAGCAGCCAGAGCCCACAAATTACTTAAGGCAGTATAATTCTAATATCATCGACCCAACAAACATCGCCAGCGAATCGAGAGCTGACGAGAAGGAGGCAGTTGTTTCTACATTGCTTGATCAAGTCGGCAATGAGAATCTCACGGTCCATCCAATTGTCGGTATGGGAGGGCTGGGCAAGACCACCTTAGCACAACTCATTTACAATGACCCTCAAATCCAGAAGCATTTCGAGTTGCGGCTTTGGGTGTGTGTCTCTGATAACTTTGATGCAGATTCCTTGGCTGATAGAATAGTGAAGGAGAATGGTTGTAATCCAAGTGGAAGTTCAGCACGGGAGAAGCTTCAAAACGTAGTGAGTGGGAAGAGGTACCTTCTCGTACTGGATGATGTCTGGAACCGTGATGAGCACAAGTGGGAAAGGCTGAAGTCCTACCTTCAACATGGTGGCAAAGGTAGCTCACTGCTGACAACAACCCGTGATGACAAAGTTGCTCAGCTAATGGGTACAACAGAAGTAAAAAATCTCAAAAGCTTAGATGAAACCCACATAAAGAATATTATTGAAACAAAAGCATTCGGTTCAAAACAAGTAGAGCAAAGGCCTCCTGAACTAGTTGACATGGTTGGTGACGTAGCTAAGAGATGTTCTGGCTCTCCTTTGGCTGCTACAGCTTTGGGCTTTGTACTGCGTACCAAGACCAGCAAGCAAGAATGGGATGCTGTACTAAATAGAAGCACAATTTGTGATGAGGAAAATGGAATTTTACCAGTACTAAAATTGAGTTACAattgcttgccatcatatatGCGGCAATGCTTTGCTTTCTGTGCTATGTTTCCCAAGGATTATGAGATTGATGTGCAAAGTCTAATCCACCTATGGATGGCCAATGGTTTTATCCCAGAGCAACCAGGAGTGTGTCCCGAAACCATTGGAGAAAAAATTTTCAATGAGCTGAAGTCAAGGTCATTttatcaggatttgaagagtGTCCCATTTGAACAAAAATATGATACTTTTGGACGGATCAAGTATATATATTGTTCTAAAATTACTTGTAAGATCCACGACCTTATGCATGATGTTGCAGAATCTTCTATGGGAAAAGAATGTGCCGCAATAGCTACACACCCAAGCCAAAGTGAGTATGCTCTTCATTCTGCTCGTCATTTGTATTTATCAGTGTGTCAACCAGAAAATCTTCTGAATGCTTCCGTAGAGAAAGGATCTCCAGCTTTCCAAACATTGATATGTGATCGATATGTAAAAGAAGATTTGAAGATCTTATCAAAATACAACTCTATCAGAGCTTTAAAGATCAAACGAGGTTCATTCCTAAGGCCGAAATATCTTCATCACCTGAG CTTGAACGACTTCCAAAGGAACTGA